AAAAAAGCCTTGGAGAAATTTAGGTCGAGCTATTCTGCACCCGAGAAGAAGGTCCAACCTAACTATGAGGTACTCGCTGCACAAGACGAAACAAAGATCGACCGTATTGTTGTCAAAACAGGTACACAAATCAAAATAATCCCAATTGATACCGTCAAATACCTAGAGTCTTATGATGACTACGTAAAAATTCATACCAAAGATGGCATGTATCTCAAGAATAAGACCATGGCGTTTTTCGAAAAATCCCTAGATCCAAACCAGTTTGTACGTATACATCGTTCGTTTATCATCAAAGTCGATCAATTGGCTAAATTGGAGCCCTATGAAAAAGACTCTTATATTGCTGCGCTGATCTCTGGAGAGAAGCTCAATATCAGTAAATCAGGCTATGCCCGATTAAAACAATTGATTGGAATTTAAACATTCCGTAGATTTGTGCCTAACAATGGTTATGAAACATTTTTTTACAGCAATATTGTTGGGCATCACATCTTACTCCTTTGCTCAGACAAATCAAGCAGAACAGGTCAACAAAGGAGTTTACAATAGATTGGAATTCTTCATCAATTCCCAGATGACGGACTCGGCCTATAGTCTAGCAAGTGATTCCTATAAACAACAATATAGTCTTCCAAAATTCACACAGATGCTGCGGCAGATCTACCCTTTGGGAAGGATCAAAAGTTCGGACATCACCAGTTTCGAAAAAGGTACAGCAACTTATCGTCTGGATTTTGATAGTCAGACTTATGAAGTATTGTTTGCAACGGAT
The window above is part of the Sphingobacterium sp. ML3W genome. Proteins encoded here:
- a CDS encoding LytTR family transcriptional regulator DNA-binding domain-containing protein, producing the protein MIKVVIIDDEPLARSIIAGYLKNEADVTIMAECGDGFEGVKAIQTHEPDLVFLDVQMPKLTGFEMLELVDNPPAVIFTTAFDEYALKAFEKNALDYLLKPVSPMRFKKALEKFRSSYSAPEKKVQPNYEVLAAQDETKIDRIVVKTGTQIKIIPIDTVKYLESYDDYVKIHTKDGMYLKNKTMAFFEKSLDPNQFVRIHRSFIIKVDQLAKLEPYEKDSYIAALISGEKLNISKSGYARLKQLIGI